In one Clostridia bacterium genomic region, the following are encoded:
- a CDS encoding sodium-translocating pyrophosphatase gives MFAQPTGGREHAGGEASLQLPDLHTVSFFGIDGHTLLLIGLAVCVLGMVFGLAIYMHLKNLPVHRSMREISELIYETCKTYLITQGKFILILEAFIAVVIVLYFGVLLKFEAMRVIIILLFSLVGIAGSYGVAWFGIRVNTFANSRTAFAGLGGKPYPIYAIPLQAGMSIGMLLISVELLIMLCILLFIPGDYAGPCFIGFAIGESLGAAALRIAGGIFTKIADIGSDLMKIVFKIKEDDARNPGVIADCTGDNAGDSVGPSADGFETYGVTGVALITFILLAVKDPAIQVQLLVWIFSMRIMMVIASALAYFVNGAFAKARYGHAEKMNFEAPLTTLVWMTSLISVALTYLVSYLMVPTLAGDSSLWWKLASIISCGTLAGAIIPELVKVFTSTESRHVREVVTSSEEGGASLNILSGFVAGNFSCYWLGLSMVALMSIAYYFSTMGVGALMVAAPVFAFGLVAFGFLGMGPVTIAVDSYGPVTDNAQSVFELSLVEHVPNIASELKRDFNVNVNFERAKHLLEENDGAGNTFKATAKPVLIGTAVVGATTMIFSIIMALTGGMTHNVDKLSLLHAPFVLGLITGGAMIYWFTGASTQAVTTGAYRAVEFIKANIRLEGVEKASVEDSKKVVAICTQYAQRGMFNIFLAVFFGTLAFAFVEPFFFIGYLMSIAISGLYQAIFMANAGGAWDNAKKIVEVELKQKGTPLHDATVVGDTVGDPFKDTSSVAMNPVIKFTTLFGLLAVELAVQLTTDAGAMVTNILSFGFFAISVFFVWRSFYGMSIGAARRSDERQLGAATH, from the coding sequence ATGTTTGCCCAACCGACTGGCGGCAGGGAGCACGCCGGTGGTGAGGCATCCCTTCAGCTTCCCGATCTTCACACCGTTTCCTTCTTCGGCATCGATGGTCACACGCTGCTGCTGATTGGATTAGCGGTCTGCGTCCTCGGCATGGTCTTCGGCCTTGCGATCTATATGCACCTGAAGAATCTGCCGGTTCACCGTTCGATGCGGGAGATCTCGGAGCTGATCTACGAAACCTGCAAAACGTATCTGATTACCCAGGGCAAGTTCATCCTGATCCTCGAGGCGTTCATCGCCGTCGTCATCGTTCTGTACTTCGGCGTGTTGCTGAAGTTTGAAGCGATGCGAGTGATCATCATCCTGTTGTTCAGCCTTGTGGGTATCGCAGGCAGTTACGGCGTTGCGTGGTTCGGCATTCGCGTGAATACGTTCGCGAACTCGCGCACGGCCTTCGCCGGACTCGGCGGCAAGCCCTATCCGATCTACGCTATTCCGCTCCAGGCAGGCATGAGCATCGGCATGTTGCTGATCAGCGTGGAACTGCTGATCATGCTTTGCATCCTGCTTTTCATCCCGGGCGATTACGCTGGACCGTGCTTCATCGGATTCGCAATCGGTGAATCGCTGGGCGCGGCGGCGCTGCGTATCGCGGGCGGCATCTTCACGAAGATCGCCGACATCGGTAGCGACCTGATGAAAATCGTCTTCAAGATCAAAGAAGACGATGCGCGCAACCCTGGCGTGATCGCCGACTGCACGGGCGACAACGCAGGCGACTCGGTTGGACCGAGTGCTGACGGATTCGAAACCTACGGCGTGACGGGCGTCGCGCTGATCACCTTCATCCTGCTGGCAGTGAAGGATCCGGCGATCCAGGTACAACTGCTGGTCTGGATCTTCTCGATGCGCATCATGATGGTGATTGCCAGCGCGCTGGCGTATTTCGTCAACGGCGCATTCGCCAAGGCGAGGTACGGTCATGCCGAGAAGATGAATTTTGAAGCGCCGCTGACAACTCTAGTGTGGATGACTTCGCTGATCTCGGTCGCACTGACCTATCTGGTTTCCTACCTGATGGTTCCAACGCTTGCTGGAGATTCGAGTCTGTGGTGGAAACTCGCGTCGATCATCTCCTGTGGAACGCTGGCGGGCGCAATCATTCCGGAGTTGGTGAAGGTGTTCACCTCGACAGAATCGCGCCACGTAAGAGAAGTGGTGACGTCTTCGGAAGAGGGCGGCGCGTCGCTGAACATACTGTCCGGCTTTGTGGCCGGCAATTTCTCCTGTTATTGGCTGGGCCTTTCGATGGTCGCGCTGATGTCAATCGCCTACTACTTTTCGACCATGGGAGTGGGCGCGCTGATGGTTGCCGCCCCCGTGTTCGCCTTCGGACTTGTGGCCTTCGGCTTCCTGGGTATGGGGCCGGTTACCATTGCTGTCGATTCCTACGGCCCGGTGACGGACAACGCTCAGTCGGTGTTCGAACTGTCGCTGGTCGAGCACGTCCCGAATATCGCGTCCGAACTGAAGCGCGATTTCAACGTGAACGTGAATTTCGAGCGCGCGAAGCACCTGCTGGAAGAGAATGACGGTGCGGGTAACACGTTCAAAGCTACGGCGAAACCGGTGCTGATCGGCACGGCCGTTGTGGGCGCGACGACAATGATCTTCTCGATCATCATGGCCCTTACGGGCGGCATGACACATAACGTCGATAAGCTTTCACTGCTGCATGCACCCTTCGTACTGGGCTTGATCACCGGTGGAGCCATGATTTACTGGTTCACCGGCGCTTCGACGCAGGCCGTGACCACGGGGGCGTATCGCGCCGTGGAGTTCATCAAGGCGAACATCAGGCTGGAAGGCGTCGAGAAGGCCTCGGTGGAAGATAGCAAGAAGGTCGTCGCCATTTGTACGCAATACGCGCAGCGCGGCATGTTCAACATTTTCCTCGCTGTGTTCTTCGGGACCCTGGCGTTCGCATTCGTCGAGCCGTTCTTCTTCATCGGCTACCTTATGTCGATTGCGATCTCCGGCTTGTACCAGGCGATCTTCATGGCCAACGCTGGAGGTGCCTGGGACAACGCGAAGAAGATTGTCGAAGTCGAGTTGAAGCAGAAAGGAACTCCGCTGCATGATGCCACTGTCGTAGGCGACACCGTAGGCGATCCCTTCAAGGACACGTCTTCCGTAGCGATGAACCCGGTCATCAAGTTCACAACGCTGTTCGGATTGCTCGCCGTGGAACTGGCAGTGCAACTGACCACGGACGCCGGCGCGATGGTAACAAACATTCTCTCGTTCGGCTTTTTCGCGATTTCGGTGTTCTTCGTCTGGCGGTCGTTCTATGGCATGAGCATTGGCGCAGCACGTCGCAGCGACGAACGCCAACTCGGAGCAGCAACGCACTAG
- a CDS encoding mechanosensitive ion channel family protein, whose translation MLYNPALVKNVIGPIISDTSQKTLLRVLQGWHEDLIDFLRHDAPKILGALLVAFILSRLLKVISKRLVSYSNSQELPSGIRAQQLRTLASIIYSVGLFIIIFFAVLTVLGYLGINMGPLLASAGIAGLAVGFGAQTLVKDVINGFFILIENQYDIGDVVKITNVQGAVEALTLRRTVLRDADGTLHIIPNSEIKIVSNLTRDWTQLALHVTVDYKEDSDKVVRLLREVGAELRNDERFSASIVADPDVPGIEKVSASEVDYLMLVKTKPGQQYAISRELRRKIKECFQKHGIQPGGQNRFYVVSDTATKIVP comes from the coding sequence GTGCTTTATAATCCCGCGCTGGTGAAGAATGTGATTGGCCCCATCATCTCTGATACCTCGCAAAAGACGCTGCTTCGAGTGCTGCAGGGCTGGCACGAGGACTTGATTGATTTCCTACGCCACGACGCCCCCAAGATTCTTGGTGCACTCCTTGTTGCTTTCATTCTCAGCCGTCTGCTGAAGGTGATCAGTAAACGCCTGGTCTCGTACAGCAACAGCCAGGAGCTGCCTTCCGGCATCCGTGCGCAACAGCTCAGAACCCTCGCAAGCATCATCTATAGCGTAGGGCTTTTCATCATCATCTTCTTCGCGGTATTGACTGTCCTGGGATATTTGGGCATTAACATGGGCCCGCTGCTTGCTTCGGCTGGCATTGCAGGATTGGCCGTCGGCTTTGGCGCCCAGACACTCGTCAAAGATGTTATCAACGGCTTCTTCATCCTGATTGAGAACCAGTACGATATTGGAGACGTCGTTAAGATCACAAATGTCCAGGGCGCTGTGGAGGCGCTCACGTTACGGCGCACCGTCCTGCGTGACGCCGATGGCACATTGCACATCATTCCCAATAGCGAGATCAAGATCGTTTCCAATCTCACGCGCGACTGGACGCAGCTCGCGCTCCACGTAACAGTGGACTACAAGGAAGACAGCGACAAGGTCGTCAGGCTGCTCAGGGAAGTCGGGGCAGAGCTGCGTAATGACGAGCGTTTCTCCGCGTCCATCGTCGCCGATCCCGATGTCCCCGGAATTGAGAAGGTCAGCGCGTCCGAGGTGGACTACCTCATGCTGGTGAAGACGAAGCCCGGCCAGCAGTACGCGATCAGCCGAGAACTCCGCCGCAAAATCAAGGAATGTTTTCAGAAGCACGGCATCCAACCAGGCGGACAGAACAGGTTCTACGTCGTCAGCGATACTGCAACAAAAATCGTTCCATAG
- a CDS encoding SDR family oxidoreductase: protein MNTGLKDRLAIVAASSQGIGKATAFGLAAEGCKLALCARNEQNLAVVAEEIRSRHNVEVFTQAVDVTVPDDIAGFVGTVAQKFGRVDICITNAGGPPANTFLKFSIEDWRKAFELNLLSTIAFAREVIPHMQKNQWGRLIAITSVAVKQPIGDLILSNTVRTGVVGLVRSLANEFGKDGILVNNVGPGYTATDRLKNLAAVRSKSLGVEEAEMFRRWAADTATGKVAQPEDVADAIVFLASERAASITGQTILVDNGSYKGL from the coding sequence ATGAACACAGGACTCAAAGATCGTCTCGCCATCGTCGCCGCCTCTAGCCAGGGCATCGGGAAAGCCACGGCTTTCGGCCTTGCCGCTGAAGGGTGCAAACTCGCGCTCTGCGCCCGAAACGAGCAGAACCTCGCGGTTGTCGCCGAGGAGATACGAAGTAGACACAACGTCGAAGTTTTCACCCAGGCTGTGGACGTCACCGTTCCTGACGATATCGCCGGCTTCGTCGGTACGGTCGCCCAGAAGTTCGGGCGCGTAGACATCTGCATAACGAACGCAGGCGGCCCCCCCGCTAATACGTTTCTTAAGTTCTCAATCGAAGACTGGCGCAAGGCTTTCGAACTGAACTTGCTCAGCACCATCGCTTTTGCGCGCGAAGTCATTCCTCACATGCAGAAGAACCAGTGGGGGAGGCTCATAGCCATCACTTCCGTAGCAGTGAAGCAGCCGATCGGGGATCTCATATTGTCCAATACAGTCCGCACGGGCGTAGTTGGTCTCGTTCGCTCGTTGGCCAATGAGTTCGGGAAAGACGGCATTCTGGTCAACAACGTCGGGCCGGGATATACGGCGACAGACAGACTCAAGAACCTTGCAGCGGTCCGCTCCAAGTCTCTCGGCGTTGAGGAAGCAGAGATGTTCAGGCGTTGGGCCGCCGACACTGCCACGGGCAAGGTGGCGCAGCCAGAAGACGTTGCTGATGCTATCGTCTTCCTCGCTTCGGAACGTGCGGCTTCGATCACCGGGCAGACGATTCTGGTCGATAACGGCAGCTACAAGGGACTCTAG
- a CDS encoding potassium channel family protein: protein MEILTLRTLAAIAAIAVIVAVLWDAFETIVLPRRVMRRYRFARAFFKATWMPWSWVARRLSAKRRERWLSFYGPLSLIALLATWATAIMFAYALLHFGLHDRVSTAYNPGFSTYLYLSGTTLFTLGLGDVVPTEASGRALVVLEAGMGFGFLALVIGYFPVVYQAFSRREAQITLLDARAGSPPTATELLRRNMDQDGTEISDVLREWERWAAELMESHLSYPVLCYFRSQHDNESWLSALTAILDSCAFVIGSMEGRARRQAELTFAMARHAVVDLAQTFSTPPRSLAEDRLPTPEFKRLSNTLCSMSIAVKKGTEVEQRVRELREMYEPYVTALSELLQMPMPAWRREDRPDNWQTSAWGKISGGSALAEDLRQDEHL from the coding sequence ATGGAAATACTGACACTCAGGACGTTAGCGGCGATTGCCGCAATCGCGGTGATCGTCGCCGTACTGTGGGACGCATTTGAAACGATTGTGCTGCCCAGACGGGTCATGCGACGGTACCGGTTTGCGCGCGCTTTCTTCAAGGCGACCTGGATGCCTTGGTCGTGGGTTGCTCGACGTCTCTCGGCCAAGCGGCGCGAGCGATGGCTCAGCTTTTACGGCCCACTTTCGCTGATTGCGTTGCTTGCCACGTGGGCCACGGCGATCATGTTCGCATATGCTCTGCTGCACTTCGGCCTGCACGATCGTGTCTCCACAGCCTACAATCCTGGATTCTCAACCTACCTGTACCTGAGCGGCACAACGTTGTTCACCCTTGGACTGGGCGATGTGGTTCCAACGGAGGCGAGTGGGCGCGCACTGGTAGTGCTGGAGGCCGGGATGGGCTTCGGTTTCCTGGCACTCGTGATCGGCTACTTCCCGGTCGTCTACCAGGCGTTCTCACGACGCGAAGCGCAGATTACGTTGCTGGACGCGCGCGCCGGTTCGCCGCCCACTGCGACGGAGCTGCTGCGGCGCAACATGGATCAGGATGGCACCGAGATTTCCGACGTTCTGCGCGAGTGGGAGCGATGGGCCGCTGAACTGATGGAGAGCCATCTGTCATATCCAGTGCTTTGCTACTTCCGTTCGCAGCATGATAACGAGTCATGGCTGTCCGCACTCACGGCGATTCTCGATTCGTGCGCGTTCGTCATCGGGTCCATGGAAGGCAGGGCGCGCAGGCAGGCGGAGCTGACATTTGCCATGGCGAGACACGCCGTCGTCGATCTTGCGCAGACGTTCTCGACGCCTCCGCGTTCTCTGGCGGAGGATCGGCTGCCGACGCCAGAGTTCAAACGCCTTTCAAACACGCTATGCAGCATGTCGATAGCAGTTAAGAAGGGAACCGAGGTTGAGCAACGCGTCCGCGAACTGCGTGAGATGTACGAGCCCTACGTCACGGCACTCTCAGAACTGTTGCAGATGCCAATGCCCGCCTGGCGCAGGGAAGATCGTCCTGACAACTGGCAGACAAGCGCTTGGGGCAAGATTTCCGGCGGATCGGCCCTGGCGGAAGACCTGCGCCAGGATGAACATTTGTGA
- a CDS encoding PH domain-containing protein, whose amino-acid sequence MDENLIEGEVVLYRTTLHWIVLVAPMTIAAVIGFGGLMALFASLATLGDKNGTAGGLATVSLVLILIAAAIAGLATWHRSSTEMAVTNKRVMIKVGMISRRTTEITLQKIESVGVDQGLLARLMNYGSIVVRGTGGTPEPFSKISHPLEFRRQVQQQIDKLLAVAANA is encoded by the coding sequence GTGGACGAGAACCTGATTGAAGGAGAGGTGGTGCTGTACCGCACAACACTGCATTGGATCGTCCTTGTGGCGCCGATGACGATTGCTGCGGTTATTGGGTTCGGCGGGTTGATGGCGCTCTTTGCTTCGCTAGCCACCTTGGGCGACAAAAACGGGACTGCAGGAGGGCTTGCGACAGTTTCTTTGGTACTCATCCTGATCGCGGCTGCTATCGCTGGACTTGCGACGTGGCATCGTTCCTCGACTGAAATGGCCGTGACTAACAAGCGAGTCATGATTAAGGTTGGCATGATAAGTCGCAGGACCACAGAAATCACTCTTCAGAAGATCGAGAGCGTCGGAGTCGATCAGGGCCTGCTGGCTCGCCTGATGAACTACGGTTCTATTGTTGTTCGCGGCACCGGAGGCACGCCTGAGCCATTCTCAAAAATCTCCCACCCTCTAGAGTTCCGTCGACAAGTGCAGCAACAGATCGACAAGTTACTTGCTGTCGCCGCTAACGCCTGA
- a CDS encoding kelch repeat-containing protein has translation MKDRSPAFLVPALVAFSLLITACGGSGGGSSNPQPSPISISISPQNASALVASPLTFSATVSGAANAAATFIVVEGTTGGQITSTGSYIAPATPGTYHVRAISAADSTRTADAVVTVRDYARTIQRTPDPSDGYDYHTATLLQDGSVLVVGGKGIAYTSVHRNAERYISSENRFVAAAALNTARMEHAAALLPNGKVLVSGGKNFSPLATDFDFAFISSELYNPAAAQFVAGPSMKVPRRRHVFTLLKDGRVLVTGGIQLWGSGFGASPSVEIYDSTNNQFVSANPMSTGRWRHTATLLPDGRVLIVGGRDNNCELNCPVYSLKSAELFDPVTGQFTATGSLQISRFDHTATLLPDGRVLILGGETTENIGQTDQINTGEVWDPATGQFTTFGSMTHGRSLHTITLLNNGKYLVAGGNNWNGAPSVTTEIFDATNGTSIAGPDMNDYRIRHTATRLVSGEVLIVGGFNSGQAVLPVDLFR, from the coding sequence TTGAAAGACCGTTCTCCCGCTTTTCTGGTACCAGCCCTGGTTGCCTTCTCGCTCTTGATCACCGCCTGTGGAGGCAGTGGGGGGGGCTCGTCGAACCCGCAGCCCTCGCCCATATCCATCTCCATCTCACCGCAGAATGCGAGTGCGCTGGTCGCATCTCCGCTCACCTTCAGCGCCACCGTTTCAGGCGCAGCGAATGCCGCCGCTACCTTCATCGTCGTTGAAGGAACGACGGGCGGGCAGATTACCTCCACAGGAAGCTATATCGCTCCCGCAACCCCCGGCACCTACCACGTTCGCGCAATCAGTGCGGCAGACTCCACCAGAACGGCCGATGCGGTTGTTACGGTTCGCGACTATGCCAGGACCATCCAACGCACGCCCGATCCCTCTGACGGATACGACTATCACACCGCCACCTTGCTCCAGGACGGATCTGTCCTAGTAGTTGGCGGCAAGGGCATTGCTTACACTTCCGTACACCGCAACGCTGAGCGCTACATCTCATCTGAGAATCGCTTCGTGGCCGCAGCCGCGCTCAATACCGCACGCATGGAGCACGCCGCGGCGCTGCTTCCCAATGGGAAGGTGCTCGTTTCCGGTGGCAAGAATTTTTCGCCGCTCGCCACCGATTTCGACTTTGCGTTTATCAGTTCCGAACTCTATAACCCTGCGGCTGCACAATTCGTCGCTGGTCCCAGCATGAAAGTTCCGCGCCGCCGTCATGTATTCACGCTGTTGAAGGATGGCCGTGTGCTCGTCACAGGCGGAATTCAACTGTGGGGCAGCGGATTTGGCGCGAGTCCGAGTGTCGAAATTTACGATTCCACAAATAATCAGTTCGTCTCCGCAAATCCCATGAGCACCGGACGCTGGCGTCACACCGCTACCCTGTTGCCCGACGGCCGGGTTCTGATTGTCGGTGGACGCGACAACAATTGCGAACTGAATTGCCCAGTCTACTCTCTCAAATCCGCAGAGTTATTCGACCCCGTAACTGGACAATTCACCGCCACAGGTTCACTGCAGATCAGCAGGTTTGATCACACGGCAACACTCTTGCCGGATGGACGAGTGCTCATCCTCGGCGGCGAGACTACGGAAAACATCGGGCAGACGGACCAAATCAATACAGGCGAGGTTTGGGACCCGGCCACGGGGCAGTTCACTACCTTCGGCAGTATGACCCACGGGCGAAGCCTGCACACCATCACTCTGCTCAACAACGGCAAGTACCTGGTCGCAGGAGGGAACAACTGGAATGGAGCGCCGAGCGTCACCACGGAAATCTTCGACGCTACTAACGGCACCTCTATCGCCGGACCGGACATGAACGATTACCGCATTCGCCACACCGCCACCCGTCTCGTGTCGGGAGAAGTACTGATCGTAGGCGGCTTCAATTCTGGCCAGGCCGTTCTCCCCGTGGACCTGTTCCGTTAG
- a CDS encoding NAD(P)-dependent oxidoreductase, with protein MKVAFLGLGIMGRPMAANLVKAGHDVTVWNRTPGKTVEGARTASTPAETASGAEVVWMCVSDTKAVEQVLFGANGVESVLKPGMVVADSSTISPTTTLRFAERVRAKGADYVDAPVTGSKIGAEAGQLIFIVGGKVETIARLQPLFQAMGKQNIRVGDTGQGEAAKIGMNLMIALIYEGFAEALTLTSKLGVAPEKLVELIQASMIRSGVVDYKAPFVLKRDYTPNFPLRLMHKDMHLMMDAAKEVGVKLPGLEKVDEVYEASSKAGYDNLDYAATLALLEQWSGMKG; from the coding sequence ATGAAGGTTGCATTCCTTGGGTTGGGGATCATGGGGCGGCCGATGGCGGCCAACCTAGTCAAAGCGGGACACGACGTAACAGTTTGGAATCGCACGCCGGGCAAAACCGTAGAAGGCGCGCGCACAGCATCTACTCCGGCCGAAACCGCTAGTGGCGCGGAGGTCGTCTGGATGTGCGTTTCCGATACTAAGGCCGTTGAGCAGGTTCTTTTCGGCGCGAATGGTGTGGAGAGCGTGCTGAAGCCCGGAATGGTCGTCGCCGACTCAAGCACCATTTCGCCAACCACTACGCTCAGGTTCGCCGAGCGCGTGCGCGCCAAGGGCGCTGATTACGTAGATGCTCCTGTCACCGGCTCCAAGATCGGAGCGGAAGCCGGGCAGTTGATCTTCATCGTTGGTGGAAAAGTTGAGACGATCGCGCGCTTGCAGCCTTTGTTTCAGGCCATGGGAAAGCAGAATATCCGGGTCGGCGACACAGGGCAGGGCGAAGCGGCAAAGATTGGCATGAACCTGATGATCGCGCTGATCTACGAAGGTTTCGCGGAGGCGCTGACGCTCACGAGCAAGTTGGGTGTCGCGCCGGAGAAACTGGTCGAGTTGATACAGGCGTCGATGATCCGTTCGGGCGTGGTGGATTACAAAGCTCCATTCGTGCTCAAGCGCGACTACACGCCTAACTTCCCGCTTCGCCTGATGCACAAGGACATGCACCTCATGATGGACGCCGCAAAAGAGGTTGGCGTCAAGCTGCCCGGCCTTGAGAAGGTGGACGAAGTTTATGAGGCGTCCAGCAAAGCTGGTTACGACAACCTAGACTATGCCGCCACGCTCGCGCTGCTAGAACAATGGTCGGGCATGAAAGGCTAG
- a CDS encoding MBL fold metallo-hydrolase, producing the protein MLNITIRRKARQFSTLVKHSALTRRTGVTRKAVLASPGQLGLTFIGHSGFFVQIGGTNVIVDPNFARWLFVLKRLRRPGLRIADLPQIDAVLVTHAHFDHLHRPSLRAIARASARRGRRPIIIVPQHVRDLVFDLGFEEVVELPWWQTFNLNGMEVTATPANHWGARVIRDIHRGFGGFVLSAGKHSIYHSGDTAYFNGFHEIGRRLHPQVALLPIGAYDPPSFRAVHTSPEDAVQAFRDLGARWMVPMHYGTFKLSHEPMHEPVERLRADAKLHGVAERVCVLEEGVTKFF; encoded by the coding sequence ATGCTTAACATCACCATTCGACGTAAGGCTCGGCAGTTCAGCACGCTCGTCAAGCATTCGGCGCTTACCCGCCGGACGGGCGTGACTCGCAAAGCCGTGCTGGCGTCACCCGGCCAACTCGGCCTCACGTTCATAGGACATTCCGGCTTCTTCGTACAGATTGGCGGGACAAACGTTATTGTTGATCCGAACTTCGCGCGCTGGCTCTTCGTGCTGAAGCGCCTGCGGAGACCGGGGCTGCGGATCGCAGATTTGCCGCAGATTGATGCCGTGCTGGTGACGCACGCGCATTTCGATCATCTGCACAGGCCGTCGCTGCGAGCCATCGCCCGCGCCAGCGCGCGTCGCGGACGACGTCCCATCATTATCGTTCCGCAGCACGTGCGCGACCTGGTCTTCGATCTCGGATTCGAGGAAGTTGTTGAACTACCCTGGTGGCAGACATTCAACCTGAATGGGATGGAAGTGACAGCCACGCCCGCAAACCACTGGGGCGCTCGAGTAATTCGCGACATCCATCGCGGCTTTGGTGGATTCGTGCTGAGCGCCGGAAAGCACTCCATCTACCACTCGGGAGACACTGCGTACTTCAACGGCTTCCATGAGATTGGCAGGCGCTTGCATCCCCAGGTCGCGTTGCTGCCGATAGGCGCGTACGATCCGCCGTCGTTCCGTGCCGTGCACACCAGCCCAGAAGATGCCGTGCAGGCATTCCGCGATCTGGGTGCGCGCTGGATGGTTCCGATGCACTACGGCACGTTCAAGCTCTCGCACGAACCCATGCATGAACCCGTCGAACGTCTGCGCGCAGACGCAAAGCTACACGGCGTCGCAGAGCGAGTCTGTGTGCTGGAAGAGGGAGTGACGAAGTTTTTTTGA
- a CDS encoding DUF4147 domain-containing protein encodes MQSEPMTGVPVDFNHATAREMRGTAREVFLYALAESSVAKAFDRHIDYDRRVLRVSEDLFDISSFSRVFVVSIGKAAHTMTEALMSKLGAGAGVTGIVCGPTDPSAQVFGFRYFKGGHPTPNVESVRSAEAILRSLNSLSARALVIYMISGGGSSIVEKPIDAEISLADLMATYKTLVHSGAPIAEINAVRKHLSAVKGGRMALVASPAHQMSILVSDVPEHALDSLASGPTMPDTSTAEQCYSVVQKYKMLKDFPSSVRELFDGRSLEETPKAGNVAFERSRWANILSNSSAQKAAVARAAMSGFAIEVDNSCDDWDYAKAADHLLTRVRELRKGVSRACLISGGEVTVTINGEAGVGGRNEQFALYCATKIAGENIAVLSAGTDGIDGNSPAAGGVVDGSTMQRAKELGLDCRAALKRFDAFPVLESLGDAIITGPTGNNVRDIRVLLAW; translated from the coding sequence ATGCAAAGCGAGCCCATGACCGGCGTGCCTGTTGACTTCAATCACGCGACTGCGCGTGAAATGCGAGGCACCGCGCGAGAGGTGTTCCTCTACGCGCTTGCCGAATCGAGCGTGGCCAAGGCTTTCGACCGGCATATCGATTACGATCGTCGCGTGTTGCGCGTCAGCGAAGACCTTTTCGACATCAGTTCCTTTTCACGGGTCTTCGTCGTTTCCATCGGCAAAGCCGCACATACGATGACCGAGGCGCTCATGAGCAAACTCGGCGCAGGCGCAGGTGTTACAGGAATTGTTTGCGGTCCCACTGATCCCTCGGCGCAGGTCTTCGGATTTCGTTACTTCAAAGGCGGACATCCAACCCCCAACGTGGAGTCGGTTCGATCTGCAGAAGCCATTCTGCGAAGCCTGAATTCTCTCTCCGCGCGCGCTCTCGTCATCTACATGATTTCAGGCGGAGGTTCTTCGATTGTCGAGAAGCCGATCGACGCGGAGATTTCCCTCGCAGACCTGATGGCAACCTACAAAACCCTGGTGCACTCGGGCGCTCCCATCGCCGAAATCAATGCCGTGCGTAAACACCTTTCCGCCGTCAAGGGAGGACGCATGGCACTCGTCGCCTCACCCGCGCACCAGATGTCGATTCTCGTTTCCGACGTGCCCGAACACGCACTGGATTCACTCGCCAGCGGACCCACCATGCCTGACACCAGCACGGCAGAGCAGTGTTACTCGGTGGTGCAGAAGTACAAGATGTTGAAGGACTTTCCCTCAAGCGTCCGCGAGCTATTCGACGGCCGCTCGTTGGAGGAAACACCGAAGGCCGGCAACGTCGCGTTCGAACGCTCGCGGTGGGCAAACATTCTGTCGAACTCCTCGGCCCAGAAAGCTGCGGTTGCAAGAGCAGCCATGTCGGGCTTTGCGATTGAGGTCGATAATTCCTGCGATGACTGGGACTATGCGAAGGCCGCCGACCACCTGCTCACCCGCGTGCGCGAATTGCGTAAAGGCGTGTCGCGCGCCTGCCTCATCTCCGGCGGCGAGGTCACGGTCACGATCAATGGAGAGGCCGGCGTGGGCGGACGCAACGAGCAATTTGCGCTCTACTGCGCAACCAAGATTGCAGGGGAGAACATCGCCGTGTTGAGCGCAGGCACGGACGGCATCGATGGCAACAGCCCGGCTGCGGGAGGGGTCGTTGACGGCAGCACCATGCAACGCGCAAAAGAACTCGGGCTCGACTGCCGTGCCGCGCTAAAACGCTTTGACGCCTTCCCTGTGCTCGAGTCCTTGGGCGACGCCATCATCACCGGGCCCACAGGCAACAACGTACGCGACATCCGCGTACTCCTAGCCTGGTGA